Proteins encoded by one window of Chryseobacterium aquaeductus:
- a CDS encoding DUF805 domain-containing protein, whose protein sequence is MKWYLKVLKQYADFNGRARRTEYWMFVLFNMIFAIAAAILDNILGLKFSPEIPYGFIYLIYGLITFIPGLAVSVRRLHDVDKSGWFILIAFIPLIGAIWLLILYCTEGTPGRNEYGVNPKENFNEINEIGQKEI, encoded by the coding sequence ATGAAATGGTATTTAAAAGTATTAAAACAGTACGCTGACTTTAACGGTAGAGCGAGGAGAACAGAATATTGGATGTTCGTGTTATTCAATATGATTTTTGCAATAGCTGCAGCAATTCTTGATAATATTTTAGGATTAAAGTTTAGCCCTGAAATCCCGTATGGCTTTATCTATTTAATTTATGGATTGATAACTTTTATTCCCGGATTGGCGGTTTCTGTAAGAAGATTACATGATGTTGATAAAAGTGGATGGTTTATATTGATTGCTTTTATTCCTCTTATTGGAGCAATTTGGTTACTAATATTGTATTGCACCGAAGGAACTCCTGGAAGAAATGAGTATGGAGTAAATCCCAAAGAAAACTTCAACGAGATCAACGAAATCGGACAGAAAGAAATTTAA
- a CDS encoding phosphohydrolase, translating into MTKEELLYKAIKIADKAHKGQKDKYHAPYIAHVMRVMEYGKTMDEKIVGVLHDVVEDNPQDFSIEYLRNEGFPEYILYAISCLTKYDPDEIYDDFVKRTERSPLAVAVKLNDLRDNMDLRRVNRELSTKDITRFNKYLKAYRYLSEKY; encoded by the coding sequence ATGACAAAAGAAGAACTTCTATATAAAGCCATTAAAATTGCTGATAAAGCACATAAAGGTCAGAAAGATAAATATCATGCTCCATATATTGCTCATGTAATGCGTGTGATGGAATATGGTAAAACAATGGACGAAAAGATTGTAGGAGTTTTGCATGATGTGGTAGAAGATAATCCGCAGGATTTTAGCATAGAATATCTTAGAAATGAAGGATTTCCGGAGTATATTCTCTACGCAATCAGTTGCCTCACAAAATATGATCCTGACGAAATCTATGATGATTTTGTGAAAAGAACAGAAAGATCGCCTCTAGCAGTTGCAGTAAAATTGAATGATTTGCGCGATAATATGGATTTGAGAAGAGTAAACCGTGAATTGAGTACAAAAGATATTACTAGATTCAACAAATATCTCAAAGCATATCGCTATCTGTCTGAAAAATATTAA
- a CDS encoding DUF2490 domain-containing protein, which translates to MKLITSLGFALMMGLINAQEHISSFNALTITYKFHPKFFLYAETQMRGIEEYTYPDYYEIKGGLGYNLTKNHKPFVGLGRYATYKDHAIDKEEFRVWLQDIIDFRKGIVKFENRFRAEKSWFYEPKTDKNSERMRYRYRLNISVPLNAKKIEPGTLFANVYDEVFFVSPIKPTFARNRLYGGFGYQADETFGIVSGYLWQREFDAKGNKNVHFVYLALNINIDGTDNEQKTYHFPGAD; encoded by the coding sequence ATGAAACTTATTACAAGTCTTGGTTTTGCTTTGATGATGGGTCTTATAAACGCTCAAGAGCATATCTCCTCTTTCAATGCGTTGACGATCACCTATAAATTTCATCCAAAATTTTTCCTGTACGCAGAAACACAAATGAGAGGGATTGAGGAATATACTTATCCCGATTATTATGAAATAAAAGGAGGTCTAGGTTATAATCTCACCAAAAATCATAAGCCTTTTGTAGGTTTAGGTAGATACGCAACGTACAAAGATCACGCAATCGATAAAGAAGAATTTCGGGTTTGGTTACAGGATATTATTGATTTCAGAAAAGGGATTGTAAAATTTGAAAACCGTTTCAGAGCAGAAAAATCTTGGTTTTATGAACCTAAAACAGATAAAAATTCTGAGAGAATGCGTTATCGTTACCGTCTGAATATATCGGTTCCTCTAAATGCAAAAAAAATAGAACCAGGAACTTTATTTGCCAATGTGTATGATGAAGTTTTTTTTGTATCACCTATCAAGCCTACATTTGCAAGAAACAGATTGTACGGAGGTTTTGGATATCAGGCTGATGAAACTTTCGGGATTGTAAGCGGTTATCTGTGGCAGAGAGAGTTTGATGCAAAAGGAAATAAAAATGTACACTTTGTTTATCTGGCCTTAAACATTAATATCGATGGGACAGACAACGAGCAAAAAACATATCACTTTCCGGGAGCAGATTAA
- a CDS encoding TonB-dependent receptor plug domain-containing protein: MNKKLLSAFFLFTICSINAQEKTEEIDSIEIQGKFISTPYKNANQNISVITKADILNSPATSIDEILQQIPGMDIRRRGANGVQSDIGFRGSSFEQVLLLLNGIRMNDSQTGHNSLNFPVDLEDVERIEIIKGPAARRFGQNAYAGAINIITKANPGKRVKIRAEAGDYETYGLGLNANFGNEKFSNLLQANTNSSQGYRYNTDFEMKNVFYQNQLKIKDGSIKLQAGISEKKFGANGFYSSPNATEQYEELQASIVSLAHQQSFGKFKLNSNVYWRRGQDMYLFNREKPEIYRNMHIGNNVGGEVNSSYTSNLGTTGLGVELRKEFLASNNLGHRKRFVSQVFFEHHFSLLDQKLNITPGISWANFSNEGNFFYPGLDVGYNLNSSNKIYGNVSKVHRVPTFTDLYYSSKTEMGNENLLPESALYAELGYQYQTKSILAKASGFYRGSSDAIDWVKNSLQDPIWYAKNVGDTEIKGLEAELSHQVFDWMKYTFGYTYLDNKFKEFTDGYSRYVLDNLKHQFVAKVNTRFLKYFTNELVYRYNDRVNLGNYNLLDEKLSFNKNDFSVYVLINNVTNSEYTETFGVPMPQRWFHLGFTYNVNIK, from the coding sequence ATGAATAAAAAATTATTATCAGCTTTTTTCCTTTTCACAATCTGCAGCATCAATGCACAGGAGAAAACTGAAGAAATTGATTCTATAGAAATTCAGGGTAAATTTATTTCTACACCTTATAAAAATGCGAATCAAAATATTTCCGTTATTACAAAAGCAGATATTTTAAATTCACCTGCAACAAGTATTGATGAAATTCTTCAGCAAATTCCGGGAATGGATATCAGAAGGAGAGGAGCCAATGGCGTGCAAAGTGATATAGGTTTTCGCGGAAGTTCTTTTGAGCAGGTTCTTTTATTGCTAAACGGAATAAGAATGAATGATTCTCAGACGGGTCACAATTCTCTGAACTTTCCTGTAGATCTAGAAGATGTAGAAAGAATCGAAATCATCAAAGGTCCTGCAGCTAGACGTTTCGGACAAAATGCCTACGCCGGAGCGATCAATATAATAACAAAAGCCAATCCCGGGAAAAGAGTGAAAATAAGAGCTGAAGCCGGCGATTACGAAACTTATGGATTGGGTTTGAATGCTAATTTTGGTAATGAAAAGTTTTCAAATCTATTACAAGCAAATACAAATTCTTCGCAAGGTTATCGTTACAATACAGATTTTGAAATGAAAAATGTATTCTATCAAAATCAGTTAAAAATAAAAGACGGAAGTATAAAATTGCAAGCTGGTATTTCGGAGAAAAAATTTGGGGCAAACGGATTTTATTCTTCTCCAAATGCAACCGAACAATATGAAGAACTCCAGGCTTCCATCGTAAGTTTGGCTCATCAGCAGAGCTTTGGAAAATTTAAATTAAATTCTAATGTTTATTGGAGAAGAGGTCAGGATATGTATTTATTTAACAGAGAAAAGCCTGAGATTTACAGAAATATGCACATCGGAAATAATGTAGGTGGGGAAGTTAATTCAAGCTATACATCAAATTTGGGTACAACCGGATTGGGAGTTGAGTTGAGAAAAGAGTTTCTTGCGAGTAATAATTTAGGTCACAGAAAACGATTTGTTTCTCAGGTTTTCTTTGAGCATCATTTTTCTTTGTTAGATCAAAAATTGAATATAACTCCGGGAATTTCCTGGGCAAATTTTTCTAATGAAGGTAATTTCTTTTATCCGGGATTAGATGTTGGGTATAATCTTAATTCAAGCAACAAAATCTACGGAAATGTGTCTAAAGTACACCGAGTTCCTACGTTTACTGACCTTTATTACTCGAGTAAAACAGAAATGGGGAATGAAAATCTTTTACCTGAAAGTGCGTTGTATGCAGAATTGGGTTATCAATATCAGACAAAAAGTATTCTGGCAAAGGCAAGTGGTTTTTACAGAGGTTCTAGCGATGCAATTGATTGGGTTAAAAATTCTCTACAAGATCCTATTTGGTATGCGAAGAATGTTGGTGATACAGAAATCAAAGGTCTTGAAGCTGAGCTAAGTCATCAGGTTTTTGATTGGATGAAATATACCTTTGGATATACTTATCTTGATAATAAATTTAAAGAATTTACCGACGGTTATTCAAGATATGTTCTTGATAATCTGAAACATCAGTTTGTCGCAAAGGTAAATACTAGATTCCTAAAATACTTTACCAACGAATTGGTTTACAGATATAATGACCGTGTAAATTTGGGAAACTACAATCTTTTGGATGAAAAATTAAGCTTTAATAAAAACGATTTTTCAGTGTATGTCTTAATAAATAATGTTACCAATTCAGAGTATACGGAAACTTTTGGTGTGCCGATGCCTCAGCGTTGGTTTCATTTAGGATTCACTTACAATGTTAATATTAAGTAA
- the uvrA gene encoding excinuclease ABC subunit UvrA: protein MTPITEIDIKKQVFVKNAHLNNLKHIDVLIPKNKLIVITGVSGSGKSSLAFDTIYAEGQRRYVESLSSYARQFLGKLEKPKVDDIKGLAPSIAIQQKVISSNPRSTVGTSTEIYDYMKLLFARIGKTFSPVSGDEVKKDSVSDVIDYIKSANSETAFLLTVPLQYDIENFTENLNILKLAGFTRLEVNGNVAGIEDLESFGFAPSKEMIINLVIDRFSYEDDESFLQRLADSIQMAFYEGRGYCSLKNIETGEKKDFSNKFELDGLEFLEPNVHFFSFNNPYGACPTCEGYGKVIGIDEDLVIPNKALSVFEDTVASWKGETMSEWKKDFIKKAKDFPIHKPYHQLTKEQKNYLWKGDGSKTFPSLNNFFNMLEENLYKIQYRVMLSRYRGKTLCPTCEGLRLREETTWVKIDGHNIQSMIELPLDELSPMINSLKLSQHDKDIAKRLLYEITTRLEFLLKVGLGYLSINRTSNTLSGGESQRINLATSLGSSLVGSIYILDEPSIGLHSRDTENLIGVLKNLRDLGNTVIVVEHDEDVMRAADYIIDIGPEAGYLGGELVFAGDYKELKDADTLTSKYLTGRLEIKVPEKRRKAKEFIHIKGARTNNLKNIDVDVPLESLVVISGVSGSGKSTLMKEILTNDIQIQLGMGGKKGDYDSVEFPKKLVKNIELIDQNPIGKSSRSNPVTYLKAYDDIRDLYSKQKVSKMMGYKPKHFSFNVDGGRCDECKGEGVINVSMQFMADIELECEVCKGTRFKSEILEVRFDEKNISDILHMTVDESLAFFKENKEDKIVTKLTPLQEVGLGYLQLGQSSSTLSGGEAQRVKLASFLVKGATTDKTLFIFDEPSTGLHFHDIQKLLKSLQALIELGHSVIVIEHQPDIMKSADHIIDIGPEAGKYGGEIVFAGTPEDLAKNKKSHTAKYIAEKLG from the coding sequence ATGACTCCAATTACAGAAATAGATATAAAAAAACAGGTTTTCGTTAAAAATGCACATCTTAACAACCTGAAACACATCGATGTATTAATTCCGAAAAATAAATTAATCGTCATCACAGGAGTTTCCGGAAGCGGAAAATCTTCTCTGGCATTCGACACCATTTATGCTGAGGGACAAAGACGTTATGTTGAAAGTTTGAGTTCTTATGCGCGTCAGTTTTTAGGGAAACTTGAAAAACCTAAAGTTGACGACATCAAAGGTTTAGCACCATCGATAGCCATTCAGCAGAAAGTAATTTCTTCTAATCCGCGTTCTACGGTAGGAACTTCTACAGAAATTTATGATTACATGAAACTTCTTTTTGCGAGAATCGGGAAAACTTTTTCTCCGGTTTCAGGTGATGAAGTGAAAAAAGATTCGGTTTCTGATGTGATCGACTACATCAAATCGGCAAATAGTGAAACAGCGTTTTTACTTACTGTTCCTTTGCAATATGATATTGAAAATTTTACTGAAAATTTAAATATTCTGAAACTCGCAGGTTTTACAAGACTTGAAGTGAACGGAAACGTTGCAGGAATTGAAGATCTTGAAAGTTTCGGTTTTGCACCTTCAAAGGAGATGATCATTAATCTGGTCATCGACCGTTTTTCTTATGAAGACGATGAAAGTTTTCTTCAGCGTTTGGCAGATTCTATTCAGATGGCTTTCTATGAAGGTCGCGGATATTGTTCGTTAAAAAATATAGAAACAGGAGAAAAGAAGGATTTCTCTAATAAATTTGAATTGGATGGACTTGAATTTCTGGAACCAAACGTTCATTTTTTTAGTTTTAATAATCCTTACGGCGCTTGTCCGACTTGTGAAGGTTACGGAAAAGTGATCGGAATTGATGAAGATTTGGTGATCCCCAATAAAGCATTATCTGTTTTTGAAGACACCGTTGCTTCCTGGAAAGGTGAAACAATGAGCGAATGGAAAAAAGATTTTATTAAAAAAGCCAAAGACTTCCCTATTCATAAGCCCTATCATCAATTAACCAAAGAACAGAAAAATTACCTTTGGAAAGGTGATGGCAGCAAAACATTTCCTTCTTTGAATAATTTCTTCAATATGTTGGAGGAAAATTTATATAAAATTCAGTATCGTGTAATGTTGTCCCGTTATCGTGGAAAAACGCTTTGTCCGACCTGCGAAGGTCTGCGTCTGCGTGAAGAAACAACGTGGGTGAAAATAGACGGTCACAATATCCAATCGATGATAGAGCTTCCTCTGGATGAGTTGTCGCCGATGATCAACAGCCTGAAACTGTCTCAGCATGATAAAGATATTGCTAAAAGATTATTATACGAAATCACTACCCGACTTGAATTTTTACTGAAAGTCGGTTTAGGATATTTATCGATCAACAGAACATCCAATACGCTTTCCGGTGGTGAAAGTCAGAGGATTAATCTCGCAACAAGTTTGGGAAGTTCTTTGGTGGGTTCTATTTATATTTTAGACGAACCTTCCATCGGATTACATTCAAGAGACACAGAAAATTTAATCGGAGTTTTAAAAAATCTTCGTGACTTAGGAAACACAGTAATTGTTGTTGAGCACGATGAAGATGTGATGAGAGCTGCAGATTACATCATTGATATTGGTCCCGAAGCAGGTTATCTCGGTGGCGAATTGGTTTTTGCAGGTGATTATAAGGAATTAAAGGATGCCGATACACTGACTTCAAAATATCTCACAGGCAGACTAGAAATTAAAGTTCCGGAAAAGCGCAGAAAAGCAAAAGAATTTATTCATATCAAAGGCGCAAGAACTAATAATCTTAAAAATATTGATGTAGACGTTCCTTTAGAAAGTCTGGTGGTAATTTCCGGAGTTTCGGGAAGTGGAAAATCTACTCTGATGAAAGAAATTCTGACGAATGATATTCAGATTCAGCTCGGAATGGGAGGAAAAAAAGGAGATTATGATTCTGTGGAATTTCCAAAAAAATTAGTCAAAAACATTGAGTTGATCGACCAAAATCCTATCGGAAAATCATCACGTTCAAATCCTGTAACTTATCTCAAGGCGTATGACGACATTAGAGATTTGTATTCTAAGCAGAAAGTTTCAAAAATGATGGGTTATAAGCCTAAACATTTTTCTTTCAATGTAGATGGCGGAAGGTGTGACGAATGTAAAGGTGAAGGCGTTATTAATGTTTCGATGCAGTTTATGGCAGATATTGAGCTGGAATGTGAGGTTTGCAAAGGAACTCGTTTCAAAAGCGAAATTCTTGAAGTAAGATTTGACGAAAAAAATATTTCTGATATTCTTCACATGACCGTCGACGAATCTTTAGCATTTTTCAAAGAAAATAAAGAAGATAAAATCGTTACAAAACTCACTCCGCTTCAGGAAGTTGGCTTGGGATACCTGCAGCTTGGGCAAAGCTCTTCTACCCTTTCCGGTGGTGAAGCACAGCGTGTGAAACTGGCCTCATTTCTTGTAAAAGGTGCGACCACAGACAAGACGTTGTTTATTTTTGACGAGCCATCTACAGGATTGCATTTTCATGATATTCAGAAATTATTAAAATCTCTTCAGGCTCTTATCGAACTTGGGCATTCGGTAATTGTCATCGAACACCAACCCGATATTATGAAGTCTGCCGATCATATTATCGACATAGGTCCGGAAGCAGGAAAGTACGGCGGAGAAATAGTTTTTGCAGGTACACCAGAAGATTTAGCGAAAAATAAAAAATCGCATACTGCGAAGTATATTGCAGAGAAACTTGGTTAA
- a CDS encoding endonuclease V encodes MIYAFDTYYYPDFALTVCLAFEDWASAQEQEIFKEKTIINADYESGAFYKRELPCILSLLKEIELKSEDIIIVDGYVTLNNDGKIGLGGYLYEALYKKYPIAGIAKNEFSSPDSKRRNIPGRK; translated from the coding sequence ATGATTTACGCATTTGATACTTATTACTATCCTGACTTTGCACTCACAGTTTGTCTTGCATTTGAAGATTGGGCATCTGCTCAGGAGCAAGAAATTTTTAAAGAAAAAACCATTATAAACGCAGATTATGAAAGTGGAGCATTTTATAAAAGAGAATTGCCCTGCATTTTGAGTTTACTAAAAGAGATTGAATTAAAATCTGAAGATATAATTATTGTAGACGGCTACGTTACATTAAATAATGATGGAAAAATAGGTCTTGGAGGCTATCTTTATGAAGCTCTTTACAAAAAATATCCAATCGCTGGTATTGCCAAAAATGAATTTTCATCGCCAGATTCTAAACGACGAAATATACCGGGGCGAAAGTAA
- a CDS encoding VOC family protein codes for MNQSIKSIRPFIGAKNFGLSRAFYRDLGFEEVVLEHNFSVFKKQEIAFYLQDYYAKEWIENTMIFMEVENTDAFYNELLSLNLTEKYIDAKLSPVKTMDWGKECFLHDPSGILWHFGEFFSNSKG; via the coding sequence ATGAATCAAAGTATAAAATCTATCCGACCTTTTATCGGAGCTAAAAATTTTGGATTGAGCAGAGCCTTTTACAGAGATTTGGGCTTTGAAGAGGTTGTTTTGGAACATAATTTTTCGGTATTTAAGAAACAGGAAATTGCTTTTTATCTCCAGGATTATTACGCAAAAGAATGGATAGAAAATACCATGATCTTTATGGAAGTTGAAAATACTGATGCGTTTTACAACGAACTTTTATCATTAAATCTTACTGAAAAATACATTGACGCAAAATTGAGTCCGGTAAAAACAATGGATTGGGGGAAAGAATGTTTCCTGCATGATCCGTCAGGAATTTTATGGCATTTCGGGGAGTTTTTCAGTAATAGTAAAGGATGA
- a CDS encoding M28 family metallopeptidase — protein MRKLLIPILSIVVLSSCGTSKVTTSGQNSTNTSGLSLSKNGKGFQSAYQSIKLEDLKKNLYVIASDEMEGRDTGSAGQKKAGEYMVSYYKGLGISFPKTLGSYFQKVPAEYMQKRGGGDLPDSENILAFIEGSEKPEEIVVISAHYDHVGTQNGIVFNGADDDGSGTVAVMEIAKAFHNAKKAGNGPKRSILFLHVTGEEHGLFGSEYYSDHPVFPLANTVVDLNIDMIGRDDPENRGKNYVYVIGSEMLSSELKVINEAANKETVNLELNYKYDDPKDPQRLYYRSDHYNFAKNNIPVAFYFDGIHEDYHKPTDDVEKIDYNMLQKRTQLVFATAWEIANREARIVVDKK, from the coding sequence ATGAGAAAATTACTGATTCCTATATTGTCTATCGTTGTTTTATCGAGCTGTGGAACTTCAAAAGTCACGACAAGCGGTCAAAATTCGACGAATACATCGGGTTTAAGTTTATCTAAAAATGGCAAAGGTTTTCAATCTGCATATCAAAGTATTAAACTGGAAGATTTAAAGAAAAATCTTTATGTAATTGCGTCAGACGAAATGGAAGGGCGAGACACGGGAAGTGCTGGTCAGAAAAAAGCAGGGGAATATATGGTCAGCTATTACAAAGGCCTGGGAATTTCATTTCCAAAAACTTTAGGATCATATTTCCAAAAAGTTCCTGCTGAATATATGCAAAAAAGAGGTGGAGGAGATTTGCCGGATTCGGAAAATATTCTGGCATTCATTGAAGGGAGCGAAAAACCAGAAGAAATCGTAGTAATCTCTGCACATTATGATCATGTAGGAACACAAAATGGTATCGTTTTCAATGGTGCTGACGATGATGGAAGCGGAACGGTAGCAGTAATGGAGATCGCAAAAGCATTCCACAATGCAAAGAAAGCAGGAAACGGACCCAAAAGGTCTATCTTGTTCCTTCACGTAACTGGTGAAGAGCATGGACTGTTCGGGTCTGAATATTATTCTGATCATCCTGTTTTTCCTTTGGCAAATACGGTTGTAGATCTTAATATCGATATGATTGGTCGTGACGATCCCGAAAACCGTGGGAAAAATTATGTGTATGTGATTGGATCTGAAATGTTGAGCTCTGAGCTGAAAGTAATCAACGAAGCTGCTAATAAAGAAACGGTGAATCTGGAACTGAATTACAAATACGATGACCCGAAAGATCCTCAAAGATTGTATTACAGATCAGATCATTATAACTTCGCGAAAAACAATATTCCTGTGGCGTTTTATTTTGACGGAATTCACGAAGATTATCACAAACCGACAGATGACGTTGAAAAAATAGATTACAATATGCTGCAAAAAAGAACACAACTGGTTTTTGCAACGGCATGGGAAATTGCCAACAGAGAGGCAAGAATTGTAGTAGATAAAAAATAA
- a CDS encoding aminotransferase class I/II-fold pyridoxal phosphate-dependent enzyme produces MKKNYGFNDFKFFTEMSELAFRHQSYDLSLGLPDFEIDPRLRYYLKESADVITHSYESLAGNILLLENIVKFNLKRTHSLALKKEEINIVPCSTFALYTSLKSILNFGDEVIVIQPSYYTYAPSIVLNGGTPVYYDLDNDFEINWEKLQNCITEKTKAIIINSPQNPTGKMWTAADWEHLYQLIKNQEIYLISEEIYDIYCYDEIEHYSPFLHSELKKRTFSIFSFGKMFHSTGWKVSYLLASEELLDNFRDHQQYISYSSNAPCQFAIAKYLEVFDPSENQQIMQSKRNIFNEMIKDTPLQVEQKSEGGFFQLVNFRNVSKTMTDVEFSKWLTVEKKVSCLPLSAFYQSKQDSDYIRFSFAKKDDVIIHAMDHLRRNL; encoded by the coding sequence ATGAAAAAAAATTACGGATTTAATGATTTTAAATTTTTTACTGAAATGTCTGAACTAGCCTTCAGACATCAAAGCTATGACCTTTCACTGGGTCTGCCAGATTTTGAGATTGATCCGCGGCTTCGATATTATCTTAAAGAATCTGCAGATGTCATTACCCATAGTTACGAATCACTAGCAGGAAATATTTTACTTCTTGAGAATATCGTCAAATTTAATCTCAAAAGAACACACAGTTTAGCATTAAAAAAAGAAGAAATAAACATTGTACCGTGTTCAACTTTTGCTTTGTACACCTCTCTAAAATCAATATTAAATTTTGGTGATGAAGTAATAGTCATTCAGCCTTCTTATTACACTTATGCACCGTCAATTGTTTTGAATGGCGGAACACCTGTGTATTATGATCTTGATAATGATTTTGAAATAAACTGGGAGAAACTTCAAAACTGTATTACGGAGAAAACAAAAGCGATAATTATCAATTCTCCACAAAATCCTACCGGTAAAATGTGGACTGCCGCAGATTGGGAACATCTTTATCAGTTGATCAAAAATCAGGAAATTTATCTGATTTCTGAAGAAATCTACGACATTTACTGTTATGATGAGATTGAGCATTACAGTCCGTTTTTGCATTCTGAACTTAAAAAAAGAACTTTTTCTATTTTTTCATTTGGTAAAATGTTTCATTCCACTGGCTGGAAGGTGAGCTATCTTTTGGCTTCAGAAGAATTGTTAGATAATTTCAGAGATCATCAGCAGTATATTTCATACAGTTCAAATGCTCCCTGCCAATTTGCAATTGCCAAATATTTAGAAGTTTTTGATCCTTCCGAAAACCAACAAATCATGCAGAGTAAGAGAAATATTTTCAATGAAATGATAAAGGACACTCCATTGCAAGTCGAGCAAAAATCTGAAGGTGGTTTTTTTCAACTGGTAAATTTCAGAAATGTTTCAAAAACGATGACCGATGTGGAGTTTTCAAAATGGCTGACCGTCGAGAAAAAAGTTTCCTGTTTACCACTTTCCGCGTTTTATCAGTCTAAACAAGATTCAGATTATATCAGATTCAGTTTTGCTAAAAAGGATGATGTGATTATTCATGCTATGGATCATTTGAGGAGAAATCTTTAA